Proteins from one Calditrichota bacterium genomic window:
- a CDS encoding response regulator, with amino-acid sequence MGILLLIVAVVLFIISDLVIRSIIRKKKEKRLRKEREEILAVNLNLDFSHEAKTLKRVDVDNPIAKILAVDDEEIILSSFRKILVLGGYSVDTVETGQEALGLIQKNHYDFVFTDLKMPAMSGEDVCKSVKHLRPDIDVIIITGYASVDSAVETMKYGAMDYVEKPFTEDELLALVKKFNIKREERLAKQLKTKVTITHSLEDESKNTVAFSIPGGVFISKGHCWATVNANGKVDIGIDDFAKKIIGKIDSIDFPNPGMEVRQGQLLFTVKQKTHSIPFNSPISGKVSGINKILLDDLDLLDFSAYEKNSICTIEASNLDDELKDLKIGQTAVEFFNEDISRLHDYVKKSVTSTADEENVPADGHLYLGELEALKEKDLNAIVNDFFVHHE; translated from the coding sequence ATGGGAATATTACTTTTAATCGTAGCAGTAGTTTTGTTTATTATTTCGGATCTTGTTATCCGATCAATAATACGCAAAAAGAAAGAAAAGCGTTTACGCAAAGAAAGAGAAGAAATTTTGGCTGTTAACCTTAACCTGGATTTTAGCCATGAAGCCAAAACTTTGAAGCGCGTAGATGTTGATAATCCAATTGCAAAAATTTTAGCGGTGGATGATGAGGAAATAATTCTTAGCAGTTTTAGAAAAATTCTGGTACTTGGAGGATATTCTGTGGACACAGTTGAAACTGGTCAGGAAGCCTTGGGATTAATCCAAAAAAATCACTATGATTTTGTTTTTACGGATTTAAAAATGCCGGCAATGAGTGGAGAGGATGTTTGCAAAAGTGTAAAACATTTAAGACCGGATATTGATGTAATTATTATTACCGGGTATGCATCTGTAGATTCAGCAGTGGAGACGATGAAGTATGGCGCGATGGATTATGTAGAAAAACCATTTACTGAAGATGAATTGCTGGCACTGGTTAAAAAGTTTAATATTAAAAGAGAAGAACGTTTGGCCAAGCAGCTTAAAACCAAAGTAACAATAACACATTCTTTAGAAGATGAATCTAAAAATACAGTCGCTTTTTCAATTCCCGGTGGCGTATTTATTTCCAAAGGCCATTGCTGGGCCACGGTAAATGCCAATGGAAAAGTTGATATTGGAATAGACGATTTTGCTAAAAAAATAATAGGAAAAATTGATAGTATAGATTTCCCGAATCCAGGAATGGAAGTACGACAAGGACAACTGCTGTTTACTGTTAAACAAAAGACACATTCAATTCCATTTAATTCGCCCATTAGTGGAAAAGTGTCAGGAATTAATAAAATTTTATTGGATGATTTGGATCTATTAGATTTTTCCGCTTATGAGAAAAACTCAATTTGTACTATTGAAGCCAGCAACCTGGATGATGAGTTAAAGGATTTAAAAATTGGCCAAACGGCGGTTGAGTTTTTTAATGAGGATATCTCACGTTTACATGATTATGTAAAGAAATCTGTCACATCAACGGCAGATGAAGAAAATGTTCCTGCGGATGGACATTTGTATCTTGGTGAATTAGAAGCTTTAAAGGAGAAGGATTTGAATGCGATAGTTAATGACTTTTTTGTACATCATGAATAA
- a CDS encoding response regulator → MKTKRIIAIDDERVILDSIVKLCSAEGWHVDVAEDALSGFKMIQSNVYDLIVCDIMMPEMDGFELLEKLRQQEIRIPVIITTGFSTVENAVKSLYNGAIDFLPKPFTFDELISSLKRGLNYAKIQKQVASYFFDSNKKNAMVSYIPCPPRYLRLGYSTWAFKENDGSFKIGITDLFLRTIENIKNIEMLDFDGEIIQGNNCCQITSDNELVHSVLSPLSGRIIKRNEHVIGDFTLVEKDPYFRGWLYIIVPSNLEFESKHLVPCSSDRI, encoded by the coding sequence ATGAAAACTAAGCGGATTATTGCCATCGATGATGAAAGAGTAATACTGGATTCCATAGTCAAGCTTTGTTCAGCTGAAGGATGGCATGTGGATGTTGCAGAGGATGCACTTTCCGGATTCAAAATGATTCAATCAAACGTTTACGACTTGATTGTATGTGACATAATGATGCCTGAGATGGATGGATTTGAATTACTGGAAAAACTACGGCAACAAGAAATTAGAATTCCTGTTATTATTACAACCGGGTTTTCTACAGTTGAGAATGCGGTGAAATCATTATATAACGGCGCCATCGACTTTCTACCAAAACCTTTTACTTTTGATGAGTTGATAAGCAGTTTAAAGCGTGGTTTAAATTATGCCAAAATCCAAAAACAGGTTGCTTCATATTTTTTCGATTCAAATAAGAAAAACGCAATGGTTTCTTATATCCCATGCCCACCCAGGTATTTGCGCTTAGGATATTCAACATGGGCTTTTAAAGAAAATGATGGCTCTTTTAAAATTGGTATAACCGATCTTTTTTTAAGAACAATAGAGAATATTAAAAATATTGAAATGCTTGATTTCGATGGGGAGATAATCCAGGGCAATAATTGTTGCCAGATTACCTCGGATAATGAATTAGTGCATAGTGTACTTTCACCGTTAAGCGGAAGAATTATTAAACGAAATGAACATGTTATTGGTGACTTCACGCTGGTTGAGAAAGATCCATATTTTAGAGGTTGGTTATATATCATCGTACCAAGCAATTTGGAGTTTGAATCCAAACACCTGGTTCCATGCAGTTCAGATCGGATTTAA